A region of Odocoileus virginianus isolate 20LAN1187 ecotype Illinois chromosome 11, Ovbor_1.2, whole genome shotgun sequence DNA encodes the following proteins:
- the GPR52 gene encoding G-protein coupled receptor 52 has translation MNDSRWTEWRILNTSSGILNVSERHSCPLGFGHYSAVDVCIFETVVIVLLTFLIIAGNLTVIFVFHCAPLLHHYTTSYFIQTMAYADLFVGVSCLVPTLSLLHYSTGIHESLTCQVFGYIISVLKSVSMACLACISVDRYLAITKPLSYNQLVTPCRLRICIILIWIYSCLIFLPSFFGWGKPGYHGDIFEWCATSWLTSAYFTGFIVCLLYAPAALVVCFTYFHIFKICRQHTKEINDRRARFPSHEAAASGEAGHSPDRRYAMVLFRITSVFYMLWLPYIIYFLLESSRVLDNPTLSFLTTWLAISNSFCNCVIYSLSNSVFRLGLRRLSETMCMSCMCVKDQEARDPKPRKRANSCSI, from the coding sequence ATGAATGATTCCAGGTGGACTGAATGGAGGATCCTGAACACGAGCAGTGGCATTTTGAATGTGTCTGAACGTCACTCCTGCCCACTTGGATTTGGCCACTACAGTGCCGTGGACGTATGCATCTTCGAGACAGTTGTCATTGTCTTGCTGACATTTCTCATCATTGCTGGGAATTTAACGGTCATCTTTGTTTTTCACTGTGCTCCACTCTTACACCACTATACGACCAGCTATTTCATTCAAACAATGGCATATGCTGATCTTTTTGTTGGAGTTAGCTGCTTGGTTCCTACTCTCTCACTTCTCCACTACTCCACAGGTATCCACGAGTCACTGACTTGCCAGGTTTTTGGATATATCATCTCAGTCCTGAAAAGTGTTTCTATGGCATGTCTTGCCTGCATCAGTGTGGATCGCTATCTTGCCATCACCAAGCCTCTGTCCTACAATCAACTGGTCACCCCATGTCGCCTGAGAATTTGCATCATTTTAATCTGGATCTACTCTTGCCTAATTTTCTTGCCTTCCTTTTTTGGCTGGGGGAAACCTGGTTACCACGGTGACATTTTTGAATGGTGTGCCACCTCTTGGCTCACCAGTGCCTATTTTACCGGCTTTATTGTTTGTTTACTTTATGCCCCTGCTGCCTTGGTTGTCTGCTTCACTTACTTCCACATTTTCAAAATTTGCCGGCAGCACACCAAAGAGATAAATGACCGGAGAGCCCGATTCCCGAGCCATGAGGCGGCTGCCTCTGGAGAGGCCGGGCATAGCCCTGATCGTCGCTACGCCATGGTTTTGTTTCGGATAACCAGTGTGTTTTACATGCTGTGGCTCCCTTACATCATCTACTTTCTTCTAGAAAGCTCCCGGGTCTTGGACAATCCAACACTGTCCTTCCTAACCACCTGGCTGGCTATAAGTAATAGTTTTTGTAACTGTGTTATATACAGCCTCTCCAACAGTGTTTTCCGGCTAGGCCTCCGAAGACTGTCTGAGACAATGTGTATGTCTTGTATGTGTGTCAAGGATCAGGAAGCACGAGACCCCAAACCTAGGAAACGGGCTAACTCCTGCTCCATCTGA